Genomic DNA from Verrucomicrobiota bacterium:
CCTCCACGCAAACCCGGAACTCTCGATCATGGAGGAGAAAACCGCCGCGCGCATTTCGGCCGAGTTGCGCAAGGCAGGCTTCACCGTGACGGAGAAAATCGGCGGGCACGGCGTCGTGGGCGTGTTGCGAAACGGCCCCGGCAAGACGGTGCTCGTGCGCACGGACCTTGACGCGCTGCCCGTGACGGAGACGACCGGGCTGCCTTACGCCAGCAAGGTCCGCACGAAGGATTGGGACGGCAACGAGGTCGGCACGATGCACGCCTGCGGACACGACGTGCACATGACCTCCTTCATCGGCACGGCGCGCACGCTCGCGGCGATCAAGGACCGCTGGGCCGGCACGCTCGTCTTCATCGGACAACCCGCGGAGGAGAAGGTCGGCGGGGCGAAGTTGATGCTCGCCGACGGCTTGTTCACGCGATTCCCGCGGCCGGATTATTGCCTCGCGCTGCACGTGGCAAGCGACCTGCCCGCGGGCACGGTCGGCTTCACGGAGGGCTTCATGCTCGCGAACTCCGACTCGATGGACATCCTTGTGCGCGGCGTCGGCGGTCACGGCGCCTGGCCGCACACGACAAAGGATCCGATCGTCCTCGCCGCGCAGATCATCCTCGCGCTGCAGACGGTCGTGAGCCGCGAAACGCCGGCCATCGAACCCGCGGTCGTCACTGTCGGCTCGATTCACGGCGGCACGAAGCACAACATCATCCCCGAGGAAGTCCGCCTCCAACTCACGCTGCGATCCTACTCGGACACCGTGCGCGACAACACCATCGCGTCCATCAAGCGCATCACACGCGGACTCGGGCTCGCGGCCGGCTTGCCCGAAGACAAACTGCCTGTTGTCACGGTGCAGGAAGAAGGCGCAAAGGCGACCTACAACGACCCGGCGCTCACGCAGCGCGTGGTGCGCGCGTTCAATGCGTGGATCGGCGAAGGCAGCGTGCTCAAGCGACAGCCCGTGATGGGCGCGGAGGACTTCGGCCTCTACGGCCGCACCGAGCACAAGGTGCCCATCTGCATGTTCTGGCTCGGGACGATTTCATCCGAGGTCGTGAACGCGAGCCTCCGCACGGGCAGGAGTCTCCCGTCCCTGCACTCCAGCCTCTACGCGCCGCAACCGGAGCCCTCGATCAGGACCGGCGTCACGGCCATGAGCGCGGCGGTCCTCGAATTGCTCGGCAAGCCGTGATGGGGGTGACGCGTTTCGTGATACGGTTTGGGGCGCCCACAAAAGGATTGGCCATCGGGCGCGGGACTTCGGCATTCTCACGCCGTTTGCAAAAGCACCATGAAGACACTCCTGATT
This window encodes:
- a CDS encoding amidohydrolase, which gives rise to MKALPYLVAAALALFSAHPASLAQSPKAAADAVRQQVRARAEAELPTLLELYKHLHANPELSIMEEKTAARISAELRKAGFTVTEKIGGHGVVGVLRNGPGKTVLVRTDLDALPVTETTGLPYASKVRTKDWDGNEVGTMHACGHDVHMTSFIGTARTLAAIKDRWAGTLVFIGQPAEEKVGGAKLMLADGLFTRFPRPDYCLALHVASDLPAGTVGFTEGFMLANSDSMDILVRGVGGHGAWPHTTKDPIVLAAQIILALQTVVSRETPAIEPAVVTVGSIHGGTKHNIIPEEVRLQLTLRSYSDTVRDNTIASIKRITRGLGLAAGLPEDKLPVVTVQEEGAKATYNDPALTQRVVRAFNAWIGEGSVLKRQPVMGAEDFGLYGRTEHKVPICMFWLGTISSEVVNASLRTGRSLPSLHSSLYAPQPEPSIRTGVTAMSAAVLELLGKP